Within Conexibacter woesei DSM 14684, the genomic segment CGCGTGAGCGACGGCCCGCACGTCTGGCGCGCCGACGTCCACGACGCCGACGTCGTCGCGCAGCTGCTGATCGCGTTCCGCGACCACATCGGCCGCGACTGGCCGTCCGACAACGCCTTCCACGCGGGCGTCGACAGACTGCTGGAGATACGCGACTGCGACTTCCTGCTGGCCGCGCCGTCCGCCGGCGAGCCAGCCGTCGCGGTCTGCCAGCTGCGCTACAGCTTCAGCGTCTGGCGCGCCGGCACCGAGTGCGTCCTGGAGGACCTCTACGTCACGCCCGACGCGCGCCGCGGCGGGTACGGCGCGACGCTCGTGCAGGCGGCGCTGGCACGGGCGCGCGAGCGCGACTGCCGCTGGATCGAGCTCGACACGCACGAGGACAACGCGCCCGCGATCGCGCTCTACGAGCGCCACGGGTTCCGCATCGGCCGCGGACCGGGTGCGCGCGACATCGTGCTCGCACAGCCGCTCGACTAACCTCCGCCGGAACCGGCGCCCCGCGCGCCGCGGATCGCGACCCGACGAAGGAGACCGACATGCCCGCACGTGGAAGCGCCGAGTGGAAGGGTGACCTGAGAGCCGGCGGCGGGACGTTCACCGCAGGCGACAGCATCAGCGGCGACTACTCGTTCAAGAGCCGCTTCGAGGACGGTCCCGGTGCGAACCCCGAGCAGCTGATCGCCGGCGCGCACGCGGCCTGCTTCTCGATGGCGTTCTCGAACATGCTCGCCGGCAACGGCACGCCGCCGGACTCCGTCAAGACCGACGCGGTCGTCTGGCTGCGCCCGGTCGACGGCACCCCGACGATCACGAAGATCGAGCTGACGACGGTCGGCGTCGTGCCCGGCGTCGACGACGCGACGTTCCAGGAGCTGGCCGCGAGAGCGAAGGCCGGCTGCCCCGTCAGCCGCGCGCTCGCCGGCGTCGGCGAGATCACGCTCGACGCGACGCTGGCGTCGTAGCCGGCTAGGAGGCTCTGCCCTCTCGCAGCAGCGAGAGGTTGTACTGGTGGAGGTTGCGCTGGGCGCCGCTGCGCCGCGCGAGCGGCAGCGGCGCCTTCTCCGCGTCGGCGCCTTGCAGCCCTTCCAGGTAGGCGACGTCCTCGCGCAGGATCGCGGCGGCGCGGGCGGCGTCGAGCGGCTCGCCGTGGCCGGGGACGACGACGTCGGCCTGCGAGACGAGCGGCGCCAGCCGTCTGAGCGTCGTCAGGTACTTGTCGAGCGACGCGCCGGGCGACAGCTCCGGGATCGCGTGCGAGGAGAGGTAGTCGCCGACGACGAGCACGCGCGCCCACGGGATCCAGATCGCGGTGCCGTCGGCGGTGTGGCCGTCGGCCGGGTGCAGCTCCAGCTCCTGCTCGCCGACGGCGCAGTAGCCCGGCACCGGCAGCGCCTGGACGCCCGGGATCGACAGCGGTCTGGGACGGTCGACGTAGTACTCCTCGTCGAACGCGCGCAGCTCGCGCGCGGCGGCGCCCGGCTCGGCGGTCAGCCGCGCGGCGGTCGTCTCGCCGCAGCCGATCGCGGCGTCGGGGAAGGCGTACTGGCCGAGCAGGTGGTCCCAGTCGGCGTGCGTCACCAGCAGGCCGTTGACCGGGAACTCCGCCTGCGCCATCAGCGCGGGCAGGATCTCCAGCTCGTCGGGCAGGATCGGCGAGTCGATCAGGAACGCCTCGCCGCCGCTGCGCACGGCGGTCGCCGTCGTCTTCCAGATGCGGCTCGTGACGACGATGACGTCCGGGTGGACGCTGACCGCCTTCATCGCGCCAGCCCGCGCACGCCGCTCAGCCGCTCAGTCGCCGGCGAGCAGTCTCAGCGCCTCGCGCAGGTTCGTGACCTCCGCGTCGGGCTTCTTCTGGCCGCTCTCGAGCGTCGCTCTGTCGCGGTTGACCCAGATGACCGGCACTCTCGCTCTGAGGCAGGGCTCGACGTCCGTCGGATAGCTGGAGGAGACGTGCACCCAGCCTCTCTTGCCGCCGACGCGCCGCTCGCACTCCTTGAAGTGCGCCGGGTCGGGCTTGTAGGAGCGCACCTGCTGGGCGGTGACGACGAGGTCGAAGTCGAGCGGGATGTGGCGCCGCGTCTGACCGAGCAGCTTGTCGTCGATGTTCGAGATCAGCCCGGTTCTGAACTGTCTGGCGAATCTCGCCAGCGTCGGGTTGGCCTCTCTGAACGCGGGCCAGCGCTGGACCGAGTCGGGCAGGAAGCCCGAGCGCGACGGCTCCAGGCCCCATCTCATCTCCTCGGAGATGCGGACGGCCGTGCGGCGCAGGACCTCGGCGTAGAGCTCGTAGGAGCCGGCCTGGATCTCCTGCTGGATCGAGTGGAACAGCGGGATCAGCTCGTCGCGATCGATCGTGAAGCCGTCGCGTCTCGCCTCCTTGGCGA encodes:
- a CDS encoding GNAT family N-acetyltransferase, translated to MSDGPHVWRADVHDADVVAQLLIAFRDHIGRDWPSDNAFHAGVDRLLEIRDCDFLLAAPSAGEPAVAVCQLRYSFSVWRAGTECVLEDLYVTPDARRGGYGATLVQAALARARERDCRWIELDTHEDNAPAIALYERHGFRIGRGPGARDIVLAQPLD
- a CDS encoding OsmC family protein, with the protein product MPARGSAEWKGDLRAGGGTFTAGDSISGDYSFKSRFEDGPGANPEQLIAGAHAACFSMAFSNMLAGNGTPPDSVKTDAVVWLRPVDGTPTITKIELTTVGVVPGVDDATFQELAARAKAGCPVSRALAGVGEITLDATLAS
- a CDS encoding MBL fold metallo-hydrolase: MKAVSVHPDVIVVTSRIWKTTATAVRSGGEAFLIDSPILPDELEILPALMAQAEFPVNGLLVTHADWDHLLGQYAFPDAAIGCGETTAARLTAEPGAAARELRAFDEEYYVDRPRPLSIPGVQALPVPGYCAVGEQELELHPADGHTADGTAIWIPWARVLVVGDYLSSHAIPELSPGASLDKYLTTLRRLAPLVSQADVVVPGHGEPLDAARAAAILREDVAYLEGLQGADAEKAPLPLARRSGAQRNLHQYNLSLLREGRAS
- a CDS encoding HAD-IA family hydrolase; translation: MAIPRNVTFVTFDVYGTLIDWDSGAYDAFAKEARRDGFTIDRDELIPLFHSIQQEIQAGSYELYAEVLRRTAVRISEEMRWGLEPSRSGFLPDSVQRWPAFREANPTLARFARQFRTGLISNIDDKLLGQTRRHIPLDFDLVVTAQQVRSYKPDPAHFKECERRVGGKRGWVHVSSSYPTDVEPCLRARVPVIWVNRDRATLESGQKKPDAEVTNLREALRLLAGD